From the Bacillota bacterium genome, one window contains:
- a CDS encoding PaaI family thioesterase → MTIDETTHMCFACSPINPIGLKLVFADEGDACVTRFVPGPEHQGWTGRVHGGIVTTLLDEAMAQFLYRRKETAVTAELTVRFRLPVPVERELLVEARQTGARGRLLILEAKARLVDGTVVATAQGKFLRVPAQVLG, encoded by the coding sequence TTGACGATCGACGAGACCACCCACATGTGTTTCGCCTGCAGTCCGATCAATCCCATCGGCCTAAAACTGGTTTTCGCGGATGAAGGTGACGCCTGTGTCACGCGGTTTGTGCCGGGGCCCGAACACCAGGGCTGGACCGGTCGCGTGCACGGTGGGATCGTCACCACCCTGCTCGACGAGGCCATGGCCCAGTTCCTGTACCGGCGGAAGGAAACGGCGGTGACCGCCGAACTGACGGTGCGGTTTCGCCTGCCGGTGCCGGTGGAGCGCGAACTCCTGGTGGAGGCCCGGCAGACCGGTGCGCGCGGGCGGCTGCTTATCCTGGAGGCCAAGGCCCGCCTCGTTGACGGGACGGTGGTGGCCACGGCCCAGGGGAAGTTCCTGCGGGTGCCGGCCCAAGTCCTGGGCTGA